A single region of the Peromyscus eremicus chromosome 16_21, PerEre_H2_v1, whole genome shotgun sequence genome encodes:
- the LOC131926435 gene encoding keratin-associated protein 10-2-like isoform X6 — protein sequence MAASTMSVCSDACTNSSWQVDDCPESCCEPTCCAPSCCHCCQPSCCVPSCCVPSPCLTLICTPVSCVSSPCCQSACNSCCTPSCCQQSSCQPACCTCSPCQPSCCVPVCCKPVCCKPVCCTPICSGSSSCCQQSSCQPSCCQSSCCVPVCCKPVCCKPVCCKPVCCKPCSSVSLLCRPACSRQACCGLSSGQKSSC from the exons ATGGCCGCctccaccatgtctgtctgctctgACGCCTGCACCAACTCCTCCTGGCAGGTGGACGACTGCCCAGAGAGCTGCTGTGAGCCTACCTGCTGTGCCCCCAGCTGCTGCca ctgctgccagcccagctgctgtgtgCCCAGCTGCTGTGTCCCATCCCCCTGCCTGACCCTCATCTGCACCCCAGTGAGCTGTGTGTCCAGCCCCTGCTGCCAATCTGCCTGCAACAGCTGCTGCACACCCTCATGCTGCCAGCAGTCTAGCTGCCAGCCAGCTTGCTGTACCTGCTCCCCCTGTCAGCCATCCTGCTGTGtgcctgtctgctgcaagcctgtctgctgcaagcctgtctgctgcaCACCCATCTGCTCTGGATCCTCCTCATGCTGCCAGCAGTCTAGCTGCCAGCCCTCATGCTGTCAATCCTCCTGCTGTGtgcctgtctgctgcaagcctgtctgctgcaagcctgtctgctgcaagcctgtctgctgcaagccctgctccaGTGTGTCCCTGCTCTGCCGCCCTGCCTGCTCCCGCCAggcctgctgtggcctctcctcggGCCAGAAGTCCAGCTGCTGA
- the LOC131926435 gene encoding keratin-associated protein 10-2-like isoform X7 has protein sequence MAASTMSVCSDACTNSSWQVDDCPESCCEPTCCAPSCCHCCVPSPCLTLICTPVSCVSSPCCQSACNSCCTPSCCQQSSCQPACCTCSPCQPSCCVPVCCKPVCCKPVCCTPICSGSSSCCQQSSCQPSCCQSSCCVPVCCKPVCCKPVCCKPVCCKPCSSVSLLCRPACSRQACCGLSSGQKSSC, from the exons ATGGCCGCctccaccatgtctgtctgctctgACGCCTGCACCAACTCCTCCTGGCAGGTGGACGACTGCCCAGAGAGCTGCTGTGAGCCTACCTGCTGTGCCCCCAGCTGCTGCca CTGCTGTGTCCCATCCCCCTGCCTGACCCTCATCTGCACCCCAGTGAGCTGTGTGTCCAGCCCCTGCTGCCAATCTGCCTGCAACAGCTGCTGCACACCCTCATGCTGCCAGCAGTCTAGCTGCCAGCCAGCTTGCTGTACCTGCTCCCCCTGTCAGCCATCCTGCTGTGtgcctgtctgctgcaagcctgtctgctgcaagcctgtctgctgcaCACCCATCTGCTCTGGATCCTCCTCATGCTGCCAGCAGTCTAGCTGCCAGCCCTCATGCTGTCAATCCTCCTGCTGTGtgcctgtctgctgcaagcctgtctgctgcaagcctgtctgctgcaagcctgtctgctgcaagccctgctccaGTGTGTCCCTGCTCTGCCGCCCTGCCTGCTCCCGCCAggcctgctgtggcctctcctcggGCCAGAAGTCCAGCTGCTGA
- the LOC131926435 gene encoding keratin-associated protein 10-2-like isoform X4, whose product MAASTMSVCSDACTNSSWQVDDCPESCCEPTCCAPSCCHCCQPSCCQPSCCVPSCCVPSPCLTLICTPVSCVSSPCCQSACNSCCTPSCCQQSSCQPACCTCSPCQPSCCVPVCCKPVCCKPVCCTPICSGSSSCCQQSSCQPSCCQSSCCVPVCCKPVCCKPVCCKPVCCKPCSSVSLLCRPACSRQACCGLSSGQKSSC is encoded by the exons ATGGCCGCctccaccatgtctgtctgctctgACGCCTGCACCAACTCCTCCTGGCAGGTGGACGACTGCCCAGAGAGCTGCTGTGAGCCTACCTGCTGTGCCCCCAGCTGCTGCca ctgctgccagcccagctgctgccagcccagctgctgtgtgCCCAGCTGCTGTGTCCCATCCCCCTGCCTGACCCTCATCTGCACCCCAGTGAGCTGTGTGTCCAGCCCCTGCTGCCAATCTGCCTGCAACAGCTGCTGCACACCCTCATGCTGCCAGCAGTCTAGCTGCCAGCCAGCTTGCTGTACCTGCTCCCCCTGTCAGCCATCCTGCTGTGtgcctgtctgctgcaagcctgtctgctgcaagcctgtctgctgcaCACCCATCTGCTCTGGATCCTCCTCATGCTGCCAGCAGTCTAGCTGCCAGCCCTCATGCTGTCAATCCTCCTGCTGTGtgcctgtctgctgcaagcctgtctgctgcaagcctgtctgctgcaagcctgtctgctgcaagccctgctccaGTGTGTCCCTGCTCTGCCGCCCTGCCTGCTCCCGCCAggcctgctgtggcctctcctcggGCCAGAAGTCCAGCTGCTGA
- the LOC131926435 gene encoding keratin-associated protein 10-2-like isoform X5, which produces MAASTMSVCSDACTNSSWQVDDCPESCCEPTCCAPSCCQSSCCQPSCCVPSCCHCCVPSPCLTLICTPVSCVSSPCCQSACNSCCTPSCCQQSSCQPACCTCSPCQPSCCVPVCCKPVCCKPVCCTPICSGSSSCCQQSSCQPSCCQSSCCVPVCCKPVCCKPVCCKPVCCKPCSSVSLLCRPACSRQACCGLSSGQKSSC; this is translated from the exons ATGGCCGCctccaccatgtctgtctgctctgACGCCTGCACCAACTCCTCCTGGCAGGTGGACGACTGCCCAGAGAGCTGCTGTGAGCCTACCTGCTGTGCCCCCAGCTGCTGCcagtccagctgctgccagcccagctgctgtgtgcccagctgctgcca CTGCTGTGTCCCATCCCCCTGCCTGACCCTCATCTGCACCCCAGTGAGCTGTGTGTCCAGCCCCTGCTGCCAATCTGCCTGCAACAGCTGCTGCACACCCTCATGCTGCCAGCAGTCTAGCTGCCAGCCAGCTTGCTGTACCTGCTCCCCCTGTCAGCCATCCTGCTGTGtgcctgtctgctgcaagcctgtctgctgcaagcctgtctgctgcaCACCCATCTGCTCTGGATCCTCCTCATGCTGCCAGCAGTCTAGCTGCCAGCCCTCATGCTGTCAATCCTCCTGCTGTGtgcctgtctgctgcaagcctgtctgctgcaagcctgtctgctgcaagcctgtctgctgcaagccctgctccaGTGTGTCCCTGCTCTGCCGCCCTGCCTGCTCCCGCCAggcctgctgtggcctctcctcggGCCAGAAGTCCAGCTGCTGA
- the LOC131926435 gene encoding keratin-associated protein 10-2-like isoform X3: protein MAASTMSVCSDACTNSSWQVDDCPESCCEPTCCAPSCCQSSCCQPSCCPSCCVPSCCVPSPCLTLICTPVSCVSSPCCQSACNSCCTPSCCQQSSCQPACCTCSPCQPSCCVPVCCKPVCCKPVCCTPICSGSSSCCQQSSCQPSCCQSSCCVPVCCKPVCCKPVCCKPVCCKPCSSVSLLCRPACSRQACCGLSSGQKSSC, encoded by the exons ATGGCCGCctccaccatgtctgtctgctctgACGCCTGCACCAACTCCTCCTGGCAGGTGGACGACTGCCCAGAGAGCTGCTGTGAGCCTACCTGCTGTGCCCCCAGCTGCTGCcagtccagctgctgccagcccagctgctgt cccagctgctgtgtgCCCAGCTGCTGTGTCCCATCCCCCTGCCTGACCCTCATCTGCACCCCAGTGAGCTGTGTGTCCAGCCCCTGCTGCCAATCTGCCTGCAACAGCTGCTGCACACCCTCATGCTGCCAGCAGTCTAGCTGCCAGCCAGCTTGCTGTACCTGCTCCCCCTGTCAGCCATCCTGCTGTGtgcctgtctgctgcaagcctgtctgctgcaagcctgtctgctgcaCACCCATCTGCTCTGGATCCTCCTCATGCTGCCAGCAGTCTAGCTGCCAGCCCTCATGCTGTCAATCCTCCTGCTGTGtgcctgtctgctgcaagcctgtctgctgcaagcctgtctgctgcaagcctgtctgctgcaagccctgctccaGTGTGTCCCTGCTCTGCCGCCCTGCCTGCTCCCGCCAggcctgctgtggcctctcctcggGCCAGAAGTCCAGCTGCTGA
- the LOC131926435 gene encoding keratin-associated protein 10-2-like isoform X1 gives MAASTMSVCSDACTNSSWQVDDCPESCCEPTCCAPSCCQSSCCQPSCCVPSCCQSSCCQPICCVPSCCQPSCCQPSCCQPSCCVPSCCVPSPCLTLICTPVSCVSSPCCQSACNSCCTPSCCQQSSCQPACCTCSPCQPSCCVPVCCKPVCCKPVCCTPICSGSSSCCQQSSCQPSCCQSSCCPCSSVSLLCRPACSRQACCGLSSGQKSSC, from the exons ATGGCCGCctccaccatgtctgtctgctctgACGCCTGCACCAACTCCTCCTGGCAGGTGGACGACTGCCCAGAGAGCTGCTGTGAGCCTACCTGCTGTGCCCCCAGCTGCTGCcagtccagctgctgccagcccagctgctgtgtgcccagctgctgccagtccagctgctgccagcccatctgctgtgtgcccagctgctgccagcccagctgctgccagcccagctgctgccagcccagctgctgtgtgCCCAGCTGCTGTGTCCCATCCCCCTGCCTGACCCTCATCTGCACCCCAGTGAGCTGTGTGTCCAGCCCCTGCTGCCAATCTGCCTGCAACAGCTGCTGCACACCCTCATGCTGCCAGCAGTCTAGCTGCCAGCCAGCTTGCTGTACCTGCTCCCCCTGTCAGCCATCCTGCTGTGtgcctgtctgctgcaagcctgtctgctgcaagcctgtctgctgcaCACCCATCTGCTCTGGATCCTCCTCATGCTGCCAGCAGTCTAGCTGCCAGCCCTCATGCTGTCAATCCTCCTGCTGT ccctgctccaGTGTGTCCCTGCTCTGCCGCCCTGCCTGCTCCCGCCAggcctgctgtggcctctcctcggGCCAGAAGTCCAGCTGCTGA
- the LOC131926435 gene encoding keratin-associated protein 10-2-like isoform X2, whose product MAASTMSVCSDACTNSSWQVDDCPESCCEPTCCAPSCCHCCQPSCCQPSCCQPSCCVPSCCVPSPCLTLICTPVSCVSSPCCQSACNSCCTPSCCQQSSCQPACCTCSPCQPSCCVPVCCKPVCCKPVCCTPICSGSSSCCQQSSCQPSCCQSSCCVPVCCKPVCCKPVCCKPVCCKPCSSVSLLCRPACSRQACCGLSSGQKSSC is encoded by the exons ATGGCCGCctccaccatgtctgtctgctctgACGCCTGCACCAACTCCTCCTGGCAGGTGGACGACTGCCCAGAGAGCTGCTGTGAGCCTACCTGCTGTGCCCCCAGCTGCTGCca ctgctgccagcccagctgctgccagcccagctgctgccagcccagctgctgtgtgCCCAGCTGCTGTGTCCCATCCCCCTGCCTGACCCTCATCTGCACCCCAGTGAGCTGTGTGTCCAGCCCCTGCTGCCAATCTGCCTGCAACAGCTGCTGCACACCCTCATGCTGCCAGCAGTCTAGCTGCCAGCCAGCTTGCTGTACCTGCTCCCCCTGTCAGCCATCCTGCTGTGtgcctgtctgctgcaagcctgtctgctgcaagcctgtctgctgcaCACCCATCTGCTCTGGATCCTCCTCATGCTGCCAGCAGTCTAGCTGCCAGCCCTCATGCTGTCAATCCTCCTGCTGTGtgcctgtctgctgcaagcctgtctgctgcaagcctgtctgctgcaagcctgtctgctgcaagccctgctccaGTGTGTCCCTGCTCTGCCGCCCTGCCTGCTCCCGCCAggcctgctgtggcctctcctcggGCCAGAAGTCCAGCTGCTGA